The Terriglobus sp. TAA 43 sequence AACGTTGTCGGATCCTTCAACGGCACGCCTTCCAACAACAACGCCTGATCAAACAACAACCACGCCGCATCGTCCACACGGCTGTTGCTTGGGTCGGCCAGCAGCTTGCGAATAATCTCGTGATCGGGATTGATTTCCAACGTGGGCTGCATGGCAGGCAGGTCCTTCTGCCCCATCGCCTCCATCATGCGACGCATCCGTGCCGAAGGCTCATCCTCATCGCTGACGATAACGGAAGGACTATCAGCCAACCGCGATGACGCACGCACATCCTTCACTGCGTCGCCCAGCGTAGCCTTGATCTTCTCCAGCAGCGGCTTCAACTCTTCTGTCTTCTCTGGAGACGCCTCATCCTTCACGTCTTCGGAGGTGGAAGACTTATTCACTGACTTGAATTCCACATCGCCGTAGTTGTTCACGGTGGAGAAGACGATCTCATCAATCTCGTCATCAAGAATCAGGACTTCAATGCCCTTCTTCTTGTAGATCTCCAACAGCGGCGAGTTACGCAGCATGCTCTCTGTGCCGCCAGTGATGTAATACAGCGCCTTCTGCTCGGGCTGCATGCGCTCTTTTGCTTCCGCCAGCGACGTCAGGCCTTCCACCTTTGTCGACTTGAAGCGCACCAGGTCCAGCAGCGTATCGCGATTCGCATAGTCGCCGTACACGCCTTCCTTCAGCGGACGGTTGTACTCAGTGATGAACTGCGCGTACTTCTCCTTGTCGTTGTTCGCAATGGTCTTGAACTCCGACAGGATCTTCTTCACGCTGGCCGTCTTGATGCTGGTGAGCACCTTGTTCTGCTGCAGAATCTCGCGCGACACATTCAGCGGCAGGTCTTCGGAATCAATAATGCCGCGCACGAAACGCAGATACGGCGGCAGCAGATCCTTCGAGTCGTCCATGATGAACACGCGCTTCACATACAGCTTCACGCCGCCCTTGTAGTCCTGTTGATACAGGTCCAGTGGGGCCTTCGACGGAATGTAAAACAGCGTGGTGTATTCCAGCGTGCCTTCCGCGCGCGTGTGGAACCAGAACAGCGGATCGTCCCAATCGCCGGTCAGCGACTTGTATAACTCCTTGTAATCGTCATCCTTCAACTCGGACCTGGAACGACGCCACATCGCGCTCGCAGCATTCACCTGTTCCGTGGTGCGCGTCTTGATGGATTCCTTCTTCTCCGCATCCCACTCGCTCTTGTCGTACGTCAGGAAGATGGGGAAGGCGATGTGATTGGAATACTTCTTCACAATCTCCTGCAGCCGATATCCATTGGCGTACTGCGCGCCCTCATCATTCAGATGGATAACGATGGTGGTTCCAGCCACACTGCGCGCATGCTCGCCCGTGACCTCTTCCAGGTCGAAGCCGGTCTTGCCGTCGCTGGTCCACTTCCATGTGGTCTCTTCACCCGCCTTGCGCGAGTAGACATCCACCTTATCCGCGACCATAAACACGGAATAGAAACCCACACCAAACTGACCGATCAGGTTGGAATCTTTGCGCGCATCGCCGGAAAGGTGCGAGAGGAAGTTCTTCGTTCCCGAACGCGCAATGGTGCCCAGGTGCGAAATCAAATCTTCCTGGTTCATGCCAACGCCCGTATCGGACAGCGTCAGCAGCTTGTTCGCTTCGTCCAGCTCCAAGTCAATGCGCGGTGCATCAATGCCGTTGCCCACCAGCGCCTTGAACTTCTCATCCGTCAGGCTCAGGTGGCGCAGCTTATCCAGCGCGTCTGACGAGTTGGAGATCAGTTCGCGGAGAAAGATCTCCGGGTGCGAATACAGCGAATGAACGATCAGTTGGAGGAGTTGCGATACTTCTGTCTGAAATTCCTGTTTTGCCATGGCACCGACTATTATCGCCAAAGTTCAATGAAGGAATGAAGAGTTCAACAAACGACGATCGTTTTTAGCAGCTTCTCGCGGGGTCGGTCGGCTCCTGTAAGATTCCCACCATGCGGATCCGGGGCAGGACTTTCTTCCTGGGCATGTTGCTCGCGGGCTGTCTGACTGGCTCCGGGTTACATGCGCAGAACGAATCTACGACGATCGATACGACCATCCCCTTAGAACAGAGGATTGTGGACACGCCTGCCTCTGTACTGCGGACCATTCGTGCGCGCGTGGAGCCCCACACCTTGTCCGTTGCAGAGCGCGACAAGGTCATCAAGGCATTGGCTGCGCTTCCAGCATTCGAAACGAATGCCCTCGTTGCCCATGTACGCTCCATCAGCTTTGTAGACGGGCGCTTCGCCAATGGAATGACAATTGCCTCGGCGACGCCGTCAGGAACAATCTACGACATTGTGATTCACGCACCTGTACTCGACGAAACCGTATCCGCCTTCTTCACGCGCAAGGAACAGGGTTGCTATCGACCATCCACGTCAGGGGCGATGATCGCGATCGAGGCGGGCTCGCAGGATGCGGTGTTGTACGTTCTTTTGCATGAGGCGATGCACGTGGTGGACGGCATCCCGGCTGCTCAATCGACAGCCGCTTATACGCCACCGCCATCTCTTGCGGCAGACATCTGGAATGACTCACTCACAGTAAATCCCGCTTATCGGTCGCCATTTTTAGGCGGGACATGCTTTCGCACCGGTAGGCCCGGCAGCATGGACAACGCCCAGGAAACCTATAAGGCACTTCAGTCCTCGCCATTTGCTTCTCTGTACGGCAGTACAAACTGGTACGACGACTCGGCGGAGCTGGTCGCGCTCTATCACCTTACCCAGGTGCTGCACGAACCGTATCGCATCATTTTGTCAACGCAGGAACGAACGATCCTTTTGATCGACCCCATGACATCACCGGCGGTAACGATGCGCTTTCCCGGCGTTAGTGCGCTCTACAAATAAAAAGGCTAAGCGAAGACAAACAATGTCCTCGCTTAGCCTTTTCGTTTGAATGACGATTACGCCTTGGCGAGTTCCTTCGCCTGCTCCACGAAGGGCTTCTTCCAATCCTCTTCGCTGATCTTGCCGTACTGGATGCCGGCAGCACCGCC is a genomic window containing:
- the htpG gene encoding molecular chaperone HtpG; this encodes MAKQEFQTEVSQLLQLIVHSLYSHPEIFLRELISNSSDALDKLRHLSLTDEKFKALVGNGIDAPRIDLELDEANKLLTLSDTGVGMNQEDLISHLGTIARSGTKNFLSHLSGDARKDSNLIGQFGVGFYSVFMVADKVDVYSRKAGEETTWKWTSDGKTGFDLEEVTGEHARSVAGTTIVIHLNDEGAQYANGYRLQEIVKKYSNHIAFPIFLTYDKSEWDAEKKESIKTRTTEQVNAASAMWRRSRSELKDDDYKELYKSLTGDWDDPLFWFHTRAEGTLEYTTLFYIPSKAPLDLYQQDYKGGVKLYVKRVFIMDDSKDLLPPYLRFVRGIIDSEDLPLNVSREILQQNKVLTSIKTASVKKILSEFKTIANNDKEKYAQFITEYNRPLKEGVYGDYANRDTLLDLVRFKSTKVEGLTSLAEAKERMQPEQKALYYITGGTESMLRNSPLLEIYKKKGIEVLILDDEIDEIVFSTVNNYGDVEFKSVNKSSTSEDVKDEASPEKTEELKPLLEKIKATLGDAVKDVRASSRLADSPSVIVSDEDEPSARMRRMMEAMGQKDLPAMQPTLEINPDHEIIRKLLADPSNSRVDDAAWLLFDQALLLEGVPLKDPTTFVQRLNRVLNQSI